A single window of Culicoides brevitarsis isolate CSIRO-B50_1 chromosome 3, AGI_CSIRO_Cbre_v1, whole genome shotgun sequence DNA harbors:
- the LOC134836190 gene encoding DNA replication licensing factor Mcm5, producing MEGFDDAGIFFSDNFAGEDQQTEQINLQAVKNKYKNFIRTFNEDNFHFKYRDTLKRNYLLGRYFLEVQLEDLAGFDENLADKLHKQPTEHLQIFEEAAKEVVDEITAPRPETEEHIPDIQVLVNSISNPTNIRDLKSEYVSKLVKVAGIIVAASGIKAKANKITIQCRSCGNVIPNLNVNPGLEGYPLPRKCNTEQAGRPKCPLDPFFILPDKCKCMDFQVLKLQELPDFIPQGEIPRHMTLFCDRSLCERVVPGNRVLIHGIFSIRKVGKPSRQDGREKATVGVRAPYMRVVGITVDSEGVGAISRFNNITTEEESHFRKLAATPNLLDVLAESLAPSIFGSTDIKKAIACLLFGGSRKRMPDGLTRRGDINILLLGDPGTAKSQLLKFVEKVAPIAVYTSGKGSSASGLTASVIRDPASRNFIMEGGAMVLADGGVVCIDEFDKMKEDDRVAIHEAMEQQTISIAKAGITTTLNTRCSVLAAANSIFGRWDDTKGEENIDFMPTILSRFDMIFIVKDLHDESRDVTLAKHIINVHLNANKPGMEVKEGEIPLATLKKFVHYCRTHCGPRLTKEAGDKLKSRYVLMRTGQHDQEKAADKRLAIPITVRQLEAIIRIAESLAKMQLQPFATESHVNEALRLFQVSTLDAAMSGSLAGAEGFTTEEDQEMLNRIEKQLKRRFAIGSQVSEQNIIQDFARQKYPDRAVMKVIHTMIRRGELQHRMQRKMLYRLC from the exons atgGAAGGATTTGATGACGCTGGTATCTTTTTCTCCGACAACTTTGCTGGAGAAGATCAACAAACGGAGCAAATCAACTTGCAAGCTGTAAAGAACAAGTACAAGAATTTCATTCGCACCTTCAACGAggacaattttcattttaaatatcg tgACACACTCAAGCGAAACTACTTGCTGGGCCGCTATTTCCTCGAAGTTCAGTTGGAAGACTTGGCTGGCTTCGATGAAAATTTGGCGGACAAGTTGCACAAACAACCAACTGAACATCTGCAAATTTTCGAAGAAGCCGCGAAGGAAGTTGTCGACGAGATTACCGCTCCGCGTCCCGAAACGGAAGAACATATCCCGGATATTCAAGTTTTGGTGAATTCCATTTCGAATCCGACCAACATTCGGGACCTCAAGTCGGAATATGTGTCGAAATTGGTAAAAGTCGCTGGAATAATTGTCGCTGCATCCGGAATTAAGGCAAAAGCGAACAAAATTACGATCCAGTGTCGTTCGTGCGGCAACGTAATTCCCAATTTGAATGTAAATCCGGGACTTGAGGGCTATCCGTTGCCCCGAAAATGCAATACGGAACAAGCGGGAAGACCCAAATGTCCTCTCGATCCGTTTTTCATTCTGCCCGACAAATGCAAATGCATGGATTTCCAAGTGCTCAAGTTGCAAGAGTTGCCCGACTTTATTCCGCAGGGCGAAATTCCGCGTCACATGACACTTTTCTGCGATCGTAGCTTGTGCGAACGAGTCGTACCGGGCAATCGGGTACTTATTCACGGCATTTTTTCCATCCGTAAAGTGGGCAAACCGAGCAGACAAGACGGCAGAGAAAAGGCAACTGTGGGCGTTCGGGCTCCGTACATGCGAGTTGTCGGCATTACCGTTGACAGTGAAGGCGTTGGCGCTATTTCACGTTTTAATAACATCACAACCGAAGAAGAGTCGCATTTCCGTAAACTCGCAGCGACGCCAAATCTATTAGATGTTCTTGCAGAATCTCTTGCACCGTCAATTTTCGGCTCGACTGACATCAAAAAAGCCATTGCTTGCTTACTTTTCGGCGGATCCCGTAAAAGAATGCCCGATGGACTCACTCGACGTGGAGATATCAACATTTTATTGCTCGGCGATCCGGGTACTGCCAAATCTCAATTGTtgaaattcgtggaaaaagTTGCCCCCATCGCTGTTTATACCTCGGGCAAGGGTTCGTCAGCTTCCGGTTTGACAGCTAGCGTTATTCGAGACCCGGCTTCACGTAATTTCATCATGGAAGGAGGCGCTATGGTGCTTGCGGATGGCGGCGTTGTCTGTATCGACGAGTTTGACAAGATGAAGGAAGACGATCGTGTCGCAATTCACGAAGCCATGGAGCAACAAACAATTTCAATCGCCAAAGCGGGCATCACGACAACTTTGAACACACGTTGCTCAGTGCTGGCAGCGGCAAATTCCATTTTTGGGCGCTGGGATGACACCAAAGGCGAGgaaaatatcgattttatGCCGACAATTTTGTCGCGTTTCGACATGATTTTCATCGTGAAGGACTTGCACGACGAAAGTCGCGACGTTACGTTGGCCAAACACATTATCAACGTCCATTTGAATGCCAACAAGCCGGGAATGGAAGTCAAAGAGGGCGAAATCCCGCTGGCAACGCTCAAGAAATTCGTTCATTATTGCCGAACGCATTGCGGACCACGTTTGACGAAGGAAGCAGGTGACAAACTGAAAAGTCGTTATGTTCTCATGCGAACCGGGCAACACGATCAAGAGAAAGCTGCCGATAAACGTCTTGCGATCCCAATTACGGTTCGACAACTCGAAGCGATTATCCGTATTGCGGAATCTTTGGCGAAAATGCAGTTGCAGCCATTTGCGACGGAATCACATGTTAATGAAGCGCTTCGTTTGTTCCAAGTTTCGACGTTGGATGCGGCGATGTCGGGCAGTTTGGCGGGCGCAGAAGGCTTCACGACAGAAGAAGATCAAGAAATGTTGAATAGAATTGAGAAACAGTTGAAGAGACGTTTCGCGATCGGGTCTCAGGTGTCGGAGCAAAATATCATTCAAGACTTTGCACGACAAAAATATCCCGATCGAGCTGTTATGAAAGTTATTCATACGATGATTCGGCGTGGCGAGCTCCAACATCGGATGCAGAGAAAAATGTTGTATcgtttatgttaa
- the LOC134836192 gene encoding uncharacterized protein LOC134836192: protein MSSITINHLSNQELAFLFQFLPTSDLQLVSHRWMNICTTYFAKKYHLKLENVTLNNFSAPVQVFKSSNKVITTLTLSNVDLDFSDSTNFSEVLLFLKRLHATVTELKLHYSIKPNIDLIRGFQKVEIIEITAPSWYAEIANSKISFPEVRILRLNDFNIEVFGKNMFCSFFKKFSYVEEIEIEGNVIQNYSQFGTFFGKKLKKVHFDIDNDQLATKTMEFLTIIKGIELQKVTFVVRTAYDAEILERLVMVHSTLHEINVISTQGHLPRPHPAIFSVEITLKDEILDVFNALDAFSGLESIKVDFPLKVSHVQINCFFGHDFFEEHFSVKTLKLSGFNKDCIPCFINMTSTYPNLRVFEYQSATQIDLDVIKIVGSNLIHLEELHLAYKTYEKSTEPGFAKYFDEWPSMKKLKKLKLDPISCQWSFSGLVNLCEMCPNLEKIHFDGGAEVNEDFLQPLMTRLPFLQDLTIGETSSRPTVVSNLPFLFEQDIVEDCYQNMELIETFRQPCPRLKELRLLTCAMDLSLKYRLFRNFTSLKVVQDRKTMLTSKEFYEMRDQFHQDVSSKVQKEQKSVTKVKKLLHSCFC from the exons ATGAGCTCAATTACAATTAATCACTTATCGAATcag GAATTggcttttttgtttcaatttttgcccACAAGTGACCTTCAACTCGTTTCTCATCGCTGGATGAACATTTGTACGActtattttgccaaaaaatatcatttaaaacTGGAAAATGTCACTCTCAACAACTTTTCGGCTCCGGTTCAAGtctttaaatcatcaaataaggTCATCACAACGCTTACCTTGAGCAACGTTGACTTGGATTTCAGCGACAGCACCAATTTTTCCGAAGTTTTGCTCTTTTTGAAGCGTCTTCATGCCACAGTCACCGAATTAAAGCTTCATTATTCCATCAAACCCAACATCGATCTGATCCGAGGctttcaaaaagttgaaattatcgaaattacGGCGCCCAGTTGGTACGCCGAGATCGCAAACAGCAAAATTAGCTTCCCAGAAGTGCGGATTTTGAGGCTAAATGATTTCAATATTGAAGTTTTCGGTAAAAATATGTTCTGTTCGTTCTTCAAGAAGTTCTCGTACGTCGAGGAAATCGAAATTGAGGGAAATGTCATACAGAATTACAGTCAATTCGGGacttttttcggaaaaaagttgaaaaaggtCCATTTTGACATCGATAATGATCAATTAGCGACAAAGACGATGGAATTTCTGACAATTATCAAGGGAATCGAGTtgcaaaaagttacttttgtcGTTAGGACGGCTTATGATGCGGAAATTTTGGAACGTTTGGTGATGGTTCATTCAACGTTGCACGAAATTAATGTAATTTCGACTCAGGGACATCTTCCGAGACCTCATCCAGCAATTTTTTCCGTTGAAATTACGTTGAAAGATGAGATTTTGGACGTTTTTAATGCTTTGGATGCATTTTCTGGCTTGGAATCGATTAAAGTTGACTTTCCGTTGAAAGTGAGTCATGTTCAGATCAATTGTTTCTTCGGTCATGACTTTTTCGAAGAACATTTTTCGGTGAAAACTCTCAAATTAAGCGGATTTAACAAAGATTGTATCCCTTGTTTCATCAATATGACCTCAACTTATCCAAATTTACGAGTTTTTGAGTACCAATCGGCGACACAAATTGATCTTGATGTCATAAAAATCGTCGGAAGTAACTTAATTCACTTGGAAGAGTTGCATCTCGCATACAAAACTTACGAAAAATCAACCGAACCAGGTTTCGCGAAATATTTCGATGAATGGCCTTCCatgaaaaagctgaaaaaattaaaacttgaccCGATTTCGTGTCAATGGTCTTTTTCAGGTCTAGTTAATTTGTGCGAAATGTGTCccaatttggaaaaaatccattttgatGGCGGAGCTGAGGtcaatgaagattttttgcaaCCCCTAATGACTCGTTTGCCTTTTCTGCAAGACTTGACAATCGGAGAGACGAGTTCCAGACCAACTGTCGTCTCGaatttgccatttttgttCGAGCAAGACATCGTGGAGGACTGCTATCAAAATATGGAGTTGATAGAAACGTTTCGACAACCTTGCCCCAGATTGAAAGAACTTCGATTACTCACCTGTGCCATGGATTTGTCGTTAAAATATCGATTGTTTCGGAACTTTACAAGCCTTAAAGTTGTTCAGGATCGAAAAACGATGCTCACTTCGaaggaattttatgaaatgcgGGACCAATTTCATCAAGATGTTTCTTCAAAAGtgcaaaaagagcaaaaatctGTAACGAAAGTGAAGAAATTGTTGCACAGTTGTTTTTGTtaa
- the LOC134836197 gene encoding uncharacterized protein LOC134836197, protein MMSICDQRTNKRKFDEVEDANSDGWGVQQKYFVNQRLVNLNDEQKMVKIHQKTLQLLFDGAKKMSDQFLSYNKTIRLSGNGQIRVIQGYEHIKIPEEAENMCRNCNDYSRISGNCANCPRELCELCGVSCEKCDEFICVTCVQFFGCNINNEIPCCEKCKSFS, encoded by the exons atgaTGAGTATCTGCGATCAAAGAACAAACAAACGCAAGTTCGATGAAGTCGAAGATGCCAATTCCGATGGATGGGGAgtgcaacaaaaatatttcgtgaATCAa CGCCTTGTCAATCTGaatgacgaacaaaaaatggtcaaaattcatcaaaaaacgcTCCAATTGCTTTTTGATGGAGCCAAGAAGATGTCGGATCAATTTCTGAGTTACAATAAAACCATCAGACTTTCCGGAAATGGGCAGATACGAGTGATTCAGGGATATGAACACATCAAGATACCAGAAGAAGCGGAAAATATGTGTCGGAATTGCAATGATTACTCTCGGATTTCGGGAAATTGTGCCAATTGTCCTCGTGAACTGTGCGAATTGTGCGGCGTTTCGTGTGAAAAGTGTGACGAGTTCATTTGTGTGACTTGTGTTCAGttttt tggCTGCAATATAAATAACGAAATTCCATGTTGTGAGAAGTGCAAGTCTTTCTCTTAG
- the LOC134836195 gene encoding dolichyl-diphosphooligosaccharide--protein glycosyltransferase 48 kDa subunit, with translation MLTFPISYKNQKDTSTRRIMKGFFCLFFAIFVCFSQAWATQDTLVLLDNLAIKETHSIFFKNLQERGYKLTYKLADDANLVLSKYGEYLYKNLIVFAPSVEEFGGALSVEAITDFIDNGGNVLVAGSTSTGNALRELASECGFELDEENAAVIDHLNYDVSDAGDHTKIVAESSSLIDSQIIVGDRTKVDPLLYRGTGILADKENPLILQVLTAESTAYSYVPDAPIKEYPHAVGKGTLLIAALQARNNARVVFSGSLYFFSDEAFTSAVRKATTLTNHKQSGNLAVSVALSKWVFGETGHIRVASVEHHKEGEKKPPAAYTIMEPVVYTIAIEILENGKWKPFEAKDIQLEFVRIDPFVRTTLKSVGGGKYQAKFKIPDVYGVYQFKVLYERMGLSYLYSTTQVSVRPLEHTQYERFIPSAYPYYVSAFSMMLGVFLFSFVFLHFKEEPAKVDSKKTN, from the exons ATGTTGACGTTTCcaatttcgtacaaaaatcaaaaagacaCGTCAACTCGTCGCATCATGAAGGGATTTTTCTGTctatttttcgcaatttttgtgtgtttttcccAAGCATGGGCCACGCAAGACACTCTCGTGCTCCTCGATAATCTCGCCATCAAAGAGACTCATtcgattttcttcaaaaacttgcaag aacgTGGCTACAAATTGACTTACAAACTCGCTGACGATGCCAATTTAGTTCTTTCCAAATACGGGgaatatttgtacaaaaatctgATCGTTTTTGCTCCGAGCGTTGAGGAATTCGGCGGCGCCTTATCCGTGGAAGCCATCACGGATTTCATCGATAATGGCGGAAATGTTCTCGTTGCTGGCAGCACAAGTACCGGCAATGCCTTGCGTGAATTGGCGTCGGAATGTGGCTTCGAATTGGACGAAGAGAATGCCGCGGTAATCGATCATCTCAATTATGACGTCAGCGATGCCGGAGATCACACGAAAATCGTTGCGGAAAGTTCGAGTTTGATAGATTCGCAAATAATTGTCGGCGATCGCACCAAAGTTGACCCTTTGTTGTATCGCGGCACCGGAATTTTAGCTGATAAGGAAAATCCGTTGATTTTGCAAGTTCTTACGGCTGAAAGTACCGCTTATAGTTACGTACCTGATGCTCCGATCAAAGAATATCCGCATGCAGTTGGCAAAGGAACACTTTTGATTGCCGCCCTTCAAGCCCGGAACAATGCTCGTGTCGTTTTTTCGGGTTCCCTCTACTTTTTCAGTGACGAAGCCTTCACATCTGCCGTCCGTAAAGCCACAACTTTGACAAATCACAAGCAATCCGGTAACTTGGCAGTCTCTGTGGCCCTCAGCAAATGGGTTTTCGGCGAAACAGGTCATATTCGCGTCGCATCCGTCGAACATCACAAGGAAGGAGAGAAAAAACCACCAGCGGCATACACCATCATGGAACCCGTTGTCTATACAATCGCCATCGAAATCTTGGAAAACGGAAAATGGAAGCCATTCGAGGCGAAAGACATCCAACTTGAGTTCGTCCGCATCGATCCCTTCGTTCGCACAACCCTCAAATCCGTTGGCGGCGGAAAATATCaagcaaaattcaaaattcccGATGTTTACGGCGTTTATCAGTTCAAAGTGTTGTACGAACGCATGGGTTTGAGTTACTTGTACAGCACGACGCAAGTTTCGGTGCGTCCCTTGGAACATACGCAATACGAGAGATTCATTCCGAGCGCTTATCCGTACTACGTGAGTGCATTTTCGATGATGCTCGGCGTCTTTTTGTTCTCATTTGTCTTCTTGCACTTCAAAGAGGAACCGGCAAAAGTCGATTCAAAGAAAACTAACtaa
- the LOC134836191 gene encoding NADPH--cytochrome P450 reductase: MEAETITETPVDEPFLGPVDIVLLIVLVIGGAWWLLSNRKKEQASQVKSYSIQPTTVNTLSVTENSFIKKLKSSGRSLVVFYGSQTGTAEEFAGRLAKEGMRYKLKGMVADPEECDMEELLQLKDIPNSLAVFCLATYGEGDPTDNAMEFYEWITNGDVDLSGLNYAVFGLGNKTYEHYNKVAIYVDKRLEELGATRVYELGLGDDDANIEDDFITWKDKFWPNVCDFFGIESTGEDVMMRQYRLLEQPDTSPDRIYTGEVARLHSLHTQRPPFDAKNPFLAPIKANRELHKGGDRSCMHIEFDIEGSKMRYEAGDHLAMYPVNDSKLVEKLGELCKADLNTVFSLINTDTDSSKKHPFPCPTTYKTALTHYLEITAIPRTHILKELAEYCSDEKDKEFLRLMASTTPEGKAKYQSWIQDSCRNIVHILEDVPSCHPPIDHLCELLPRLQPRYYSISSSSKQFGTTVHVTAVLVKYETKTGRVNNGVATTFLAQKKPSDPEHLPRVPIFIRKSQFRLPTKPETPIIMIGPGTGLAPFRGFIQERNMTREEGKTVGDTILYFGCRKKSEDYIYQEELEEYERNGTLTLKLAFSRDQEKKVYVTHLLEQDADLVWNVIGENKGHIYICGDAKNMATDVRNILLNIIKTKGDMTEKDAVQYIKKMEAQKRYSADVWS; encoded by the exons ATGGAAGCTGAAACAATCACAGAAACGCCTGTAGATGAGCCCTTTTTGGGACCCGTAGATATCGTTTTACTCATCGTTTTGGTAATCGGAGGGGCATGGTGGCTGCTATCGAACAGAAAAAAGGAACAAGCTAGTCAAGTTAAATCATATTCAATTCA acctACCACAGTTAACACGTTATCTGTGACAGAAAATTCCTTTATTAAGAAACTCAAGTCGTCAGGACGTAGTTTAGTGGTTTTCTATGGATCGCAAACGGGAACTGCTGAAGAATTCGCGGGACGATTAGCGAAAGAGGGCATGCGTTATAAGTTAAAAGGCATGGTTGCCGATCCAGAAGAGTGTGATATG GAGGAACTTTTGCAACTGAAAGACATTCCAAACTCGCTAGCGGTGTTCTGTCTCGCCACTTACGGCGAAGGAGATCCAACGGACAACGCCATGGAATTCTACGAATGGATTACGAACGGAGACGTCGACTTGAGCGGACTCAATTATGCC gttttcGGTTTGGGAAACAAAACTTATGAACATTACAATAAAGTTGCCATTTACGTGGATAAACGTTTGGAAGAATTAGGAGCTACGAGAGTTTATGAACTTGGATTGGGAGATGATGATGCCAA TATTGAAGACGACTTCATCACATGGAAAGACAAATTCTGGCCAAACGTATGTGACTTCTTCGGCATCGAAAGCACGGGAGAAGATGTCATGATGCGTCAATATCGTCTCCTCGAACAACCCGATACATCTCCGGATCGCATCTACACCGGCGAAGTTGCTCGTTTGCATTCGTTGCACACACAACGTCCTCCCTTCGATGCGAAAAATCCCTTTTTGGCTCCCATCAAGGCAAATCGTGAGCTTCACAAGGGTGGCGATCGTTCATGCATGCACATCGAATTCGACATTGAAGGTTCCAAGATGCGCTACGAAGCGGGCGATCATTTAGCGATGTATCCCGTGAACGATTCGAAACTCGTTGAAAAGTTGGGAGAATTGTGCAAAGCTGATTTGAACACCGTTTTCTCGTTGATCAATACTGACACCGACAGCAGTAAGAAACATCCGTTCCCCTGTCCAACAACGTACAAAACTGCTCTGACGCACTATTTGGAGATCACGGCAATTCCTCGAACGCACATCCTCAAAGAATTGGCGGAATACTGTTCGGACGAGAAAGATAAGGAATTTTTGCGTCTCATGGCAAGCACGACGCCCGAAGGCAAAGCCAAATATCAGTCGTGGATTCAAGATAGTTGTCGAAATATCGTTCACATTTTGGAAGATGTGCCATCGTGTCATCCGCCAATCGATCATTTGTGCGAATTGTTGCCGCGCCTGCAACCACGTTACTATTcaatttcgtcgtcgtcgaagcAATTTGGCACGACAGTTCACGTTACCGCCGTTTTAGTCAAATACGAGACGAAAACGGGACGCGTTAATAATGGCGTTGCAACGACATTCCTTGCACAAAAGAAACCCTCGGATCCGGAACATTTGCCACGCGTTCCCATCTTTATACGTAAAAGTCAATTCCGGTTACCAACAAAACCAGAAACTCCAATTATCATGATTGGACCGG GAACTGGCTTAGCTCCGTTCAGAGGATTCATTCAAGAACGGAATATGACACGAGAGGAAGGTAAAACAGTTGGAGACACAATTCTCTATTTTGGATGTCGCAAAAAGAGTGAAGATTACATCTATCAAGAG GAATTAGAAGAATACGAGAGAAATGGAACCCTCACACTTAAATTAGCGTTCTCGCGAGATCAGGAGAAGAAAGTATACGTAACTCACTTGTTAGAACAAGACGCCGATCTTGTATGGAATGTTATTGGAGAAAACAAAGGTCACATCTACATTTGCGG tgATGCTAAAAACATGGCAACTGATGTGCGCAACATTCTTCTCAACATTATCAAGACCAAAGGTGATATGACTGAAAAAGATGCTGTTCAATACATCAAGAAAATGGAAGCACAAAAACGTTACTCTGCGGATGTCTGGAGTTAA
- the LOC134836196 gene encoding dnaJ-like protein 60, producing the protein MYANHLRDTKIFKGIAWNSMTRNYSRSNENHYDVLNLKKDCTDKEIRESFVKLSKEHHPDTNASIKDGSQFAKVMEAYKVLGKTASRQAYDDSLKFNYVEHNGQIFRPHKHGFHEPQTDHDWTRGGRRFSNKYVVYFCLIGVSIGVIAQYFAIRYAAAYQRKKVDEKSAKISAQYRAIKAEAEKYGTKVQLERLLPKID; encoded by the exons ATGTATGCGAATCACCTGAGAGACACGAAGATTTTCAAGGGCATTGCATGGAACTCGATGACACG AAATTATTCAAGAAGCAATGAAAACCATTACGACGTCTTGAATTTGAAGAAGGACTGCACCGACAAAGAGATCCGCGAGTCATTTGTGAAGCTCAGCAAGGAACATCATCCCGATACGAATGCCAGCATCAAAGATGGGTCTCAATTTGCGAAAGTTATGGAGGCGTACAAGGTTTTGGGAAAGACTGCGAGTCGACAGGCGTACGATGATAGCCTGAAATTCAATTATGTGGAGCACAATGGGCAGATTTTTCGACCGCATAAGCATGGATTTCACGAGCCGCAGACTGATCATGATTGGACTCGAGGAGGGAGAcgattttcgaacaaatatgTGGTTTATTTTTGCCTAATTGGAGTTAGTATTGGAGTAATTGCACAATATTTCGCGATCCG atACGCGGCGGCCtaccaacgaaaaaaagtggATGAAAAAAGTGCTAAAATAAGCGCCCAATACAGAGCAATCAAAGCTGAAGCCGAAAAATATGGCACCAAGGTACAATTGGAACGACTGTTACCGAAAATTGACTGA